One stretch of Pedobacter riviphilus DNA includes these proteins:
- a CDS encoding cellulase family glycosylhydrolase, which yields MNHLKKINIKGPQPILVFMILFNFFTASCKKKENVEPQLSISSSEIAFQPEGSVSNVTVASNGKWSTKNPADSWLQLNQVAGNEGNTELKLTAVPNTTGSSRSVILTVTSDNGQARRLTLSQASVLYPSYNTSPKAPDQTGMSSNAVQLAAKMKLGWNIGNTMESPGGESGWGNPQITESYVKFLKQTGFNAVRLPCSWDWYHLSDRSKATIDPAWLNRVKEVVKYCVDNDMYVLLNIHWDGGWLDHNINAAKKDSVNAKQKAYWEQIATTMRDFDEHLMFASANEPPAENAEQMAILNSYHQTFINAVRSTGGRNSYRVLVVQGPGTDIDKTNNLMNSLPTDQVPNRLMVEVHNYTPSQFTILDSDASWGKMFYYWGTGHHSTIQPDRNATWGEESEHIRIFGLMKSKFIDKGIPVILGEYGAYKRGGSRNVPLDLAAHNASVDYWNNYVTKQAIQFGLKPFFWDTGGALDRRNNTVLDQGTINALVTAGK from the coding sequence ATGAATCATTTAAAAAAAATAAATATTAAAGGACCTCAGCCCATTTTAGTATTTATGATTTTATTTAACTTTTTTACTGCATCCTGCAAAAAGAAGGAAAACGTTGAACCACAGCTCAGCATTTCTTCATCCGAAATTGCTTTTCAGCCAGAAGGCAGTGTCTCAAACGTAACAGTTGCCAGCAATGGTAAATGGAGCACTAAAAATCCTGCCGACTCCTGGTTACAGTTAAACCAGGTGGCTGGAAATGAAGGAAATACAGAACTGAAATTAACTGCGGTACCTAATACCACTGGTTCTTCCCGTTCCGTTATACTGACGGTTACTTCAGACAATGGCCAGGCCAGAAGGCTTACACTCTCGCAGGCCAGCGTTTTGTATCCTTCGTACAACACATCGCCTAAAGCGCCAGACCAAACAGGCATGAGCAGTAATGCTGTGCAATTGGCAGCTAAAATGAAATTGGGATGGAATATCGGCAATACAATGGAATCACCCGGAGGTGAAAGCGGTTGGGGTAACCCACAGATTACTGAATCGTATGTTAAATTTTTAAAGCAGACTGGTTTTAATGCGGTAAGGCTTCCATGTTCGTGGGATTGGTATCACTTAAGCGATCGGTCAAAGGCTACAATAGATCCTGCCTGGCTTAACCGCGTTAAGGAAGTGGTTAAATACTGTGTTGATAATGATATGTATGTATTGCTTAACATCCACTGGGATGGTGGCTGGTTGGATCATAACATCAATGCGGCTAAAAAAGACTCGGTTAATGCCAAACAGAAAGCATATTGGGAGCAGATTGCCACCACGATGAGAGATTTTGATGAGCATTTAATGTTTGCAAGCGCAAACGAGCCGCCTGCTGAGAATGCTGAACAGATGGCGATACTCAACAGTTATCACCAAACCTTTATCAATGCAGTTCGTTCTACCGGTGGCAGAAACAGTTATCGTGTGCTGGTTGTTCAGGGGCCTGGTACCGACATAGATAAAACCAACAATTTAATGAATAGTCTGCCTACCGATCAGGTTCCTAATCGCTTAATGGTAGAAGTGCATAATTATACGCCTTCACAATTCACAATTCTGGATAGTGACGCAAGCTGGGGTAAAATGTTTTATTACTGGGGAACAGGTCATCATTCTACTATTCAGCCCGACCGTAACGCCACCTGGGGCGAAGAGAGCGAACATATCCGGATATTCGGTCTGATGAAATCTAAATTCATTGATAAAGGAATTCCGGTAATATTGGGCGAGTACGGTGCTTATAAAAGGGGAGGCAGCAGAAACGTTCCTTTAGACCTGGCTGCACATAATGCTTCGGTAGATTATTGGAATAACTATGTAACCAAACAAGCTATTCAGTTTGGCCTTAAGCCTTTCTTTTGGGATACCGGTGGTGCATTAGACCGCAGAAACAATACAGTGCTCGATCAAGGTACCATAAATGCCCTTGTAACAGCAGGTAAATAG
- a CDS encoding GH39 family glycosyl hydrolase — protein sequence MQKNLWLLVLLLFSFSGRLIAQNSKKNKPIIQERIINADFSQAAGKLNTMFNECVGAGRANEGLRADWQQQLAYVKKECGFRYIRMHGLLTDDMAVYTEDNKGNPQYNYMYVDALFDFLHSIGIKPFVELGFMPGRLASGNATIFWWRGNVTPPKDYDKWAALVKNLTEHFTERYGADEVKTWYFEVWNEPNLSPGFWTGTQEDYFKLYKYSAQAVKSVNKAYRVGGPGTAGAAWEPEMIEYCHKNNVPIDFISTHAYGVGQGFLDEYGQGGTVLDKNPMSVSKEVLQSRKEIKESVMPNLELHYTEWSSSYTPADAIHDSYHSAAYVLQKLKQVGNAANSMSYWVFTDIFEEPGPRYTPFHGGFGMLNTQGINKPVFYSYQFLNRLRNIELVNKDLASWICKDSSGNIQGLVWDYTYTLPDSTNNQQYYNRDLPSKPKGKLKINIANVPDGNYALEVYKVGYRDNDAYSTYLSIGKPSQLSKQQVEQIKRQNDGSPFSKEIITIKNGNAFSKALDLRENDVFFLNMIKL from the coding sequence ATGCAAAAAAATCTTTGGTTATTAGTCTTATTACTTTTTTCATTTTCGGGTAGATTAATCGCCCAGAATTCTAAAAAAAACAAGCCAATTATTCAGGAACGGATAATAAATGCCGATTTCAGCCAGGCTGCCGGCAAATTGAACACCATGTTTAATGAGTGCGTGGGAGCAGGGCGCGCAAATGAAGGCCTTCGGGCCGATTGGCAGCAACAGCTTGCCTATGTAAAAAAAGAGTGCGGTTTTAGATACATCCGCATGCACGGGCTGTTAACAGACGATATGGCGGTATACACCGAAGATAATAAGGGTAATCCACAATACAATTATATGTATGTAGATGCTTTATTCGATTTTCTACATAGTATAGGCATCAAACCTTTTGTTGAACTTGGCTTTATGCCCGGAAGGCTTGCCAGTGGAAATGCAACCATTTTCTGGTGGAGAGGAAATGTAACCCCGCCAAAAGATTATGATAAATGGGCTGCTTTGGTAAAAAATCTTACAGAACATTTTACAGAACGTTATGGTGCAGATGAAGTGAAAACCTGGTATTTTGAGGTGTGGAATGAACCCAACCTTTCTCCCGGATTCTGGACAGGAACACAGGAAGATTATTTTAAATTATACAAATATTCTGCACAGGCAGTTAAAAGTGTAAACAAAGCATATCGCGTTGGCGGCCCGGGAACTGCGGGAGCAGCCTGGGAACCTGAAATGATCGAATATTGCCACAAAAATAATGTGCCTATAGATTTCATAAGCACCCATGCGTATGGCGTGGGACAAGGCTTTCTGGATGAATACGGACAGGGGGGCACTGTACTTGATAAAAATCCGATGAGCGTGAGCAAAGAGGTACTCCAATCCAGAAAGGAGATAAAAGAATCGGTAATGCCAAATTTGGAGTTGCATTATACAGAATGGAGTTCATCATACACACCAGCCGATGCCATTCATGATAGCTACCACAGCGCGGCATATGTACTGCAAAAACTGAAGCAGGTGGGAAATGCTGCCAATTCCATGTCTTATTGGGTTTTTACTGATATTTTTGAAGAGCCGGGTCCGCGTTACACCCCATTTCATGGTGGTTTCGGAATGTTGAATACCCAGGGAATTAACAAACCGGTATTTTATTCCTACCAGTTTTTAAACCGTTTGCGGAATATCGAACTGGTAAATAAAGATCTGGCTTCATGGATCTGCAAAGATTCGTCAGGAAACATACAGGGGCTTGTATGGGACTATACCTATACGCTTCCCGATTCAACCAATAATCAACAATATTATAACCGCGATCTCCCATCAAAACCGAAAGGGAAACTGAAGATCAATATTGCGAATGTGCCTGATGGTAATTATGCGCTGGAAGTTTATAAGGTAGGTTACCGTGATAACGATGCTTATTCAACCTATCTTTCCATTGGAAAACCATCGCAACTTTCAAAACAGCAGGTAGAACAAATAAAGAGACAGAATGATGGTTCACCATTTTCTAAAGAAATCATCACCATAAAAAATGGGAATGCTTTTTCGAAAGCCTTGGATCTTCGTGAAAATGATGTTTTCTTCCTCAACATGATCAAGCTTTAA
- a CDS encoding sialate O-acetylesterase: MKKIMRTGMLRFFTFFVLLFSVQVQGYAHITLPKMFGNNMVLQRGIKIPIWGKSVPGANINAILGEIMVKATANGQGEWKVFFPAFKAGGPYKLSISESGRPGSGVELQGILIGDVWLASGQSNMEWSVQQAQNAVNEIAKADFPKIRLFQVEHVKKLNPQQDVAGGKWKICNPENVAQFSAVAYYFAKKIHLDQGVPIGIIQSTWGGTPVESWTSREKLLSSPITKAKTLANDTLAERHFVKDSLDQVRSWDILYHPYQNADKIIPQPDYNDSGWAVIEMPKLLKDFGIGHYEGMIWMRKKIILPETFLKSDVTLYIGRPDVNYSLYVNGTEICKTVWNTNPGQHYTIPARILKKGENTVTLRLAMLWGIGGLNPPADEMYITNGKARISLAGSWKYQKDLEPAMAKNRNYQYYPSLLFNSMINPLVPYGIKGFLWYQGEANDTAAYNYRKLFPMLIKDWRERWKQGNLPFLYVQLPNFKQIQPLPSESEWAELREAQALTLSLPNTAMACTIDIGEADNIHPGNKQEVARRLALAANKLVYKQDNIASGPLLKSFSKEGSRMRIRFTNAGNGLISKDAKALTGFAVAGEDRRFHWAEAKIEGNEVVVYSEKVPHPVAVRYAWADYPSCNLVNSDGLPANPFRTDNWKGITQK; the protein is encoded by the coding sequence ATGAAAAAAATAATGAGAACAGGGATGCTAAGATTTTTTACATTTTTTGTACTACTCTTCTCCGTTCAGGTTCAAGGTTATGCTCACATTACATTGCCAAAAATGTTTGGCAATAACATGGTATTACAAAGAGGGATTAAAATTCCCATCTGGGGAAAATCGGTACCGGGAGCAAATATAAACGCAATACTTGGAGAAATCATGGTGAAGGCCACTGCAAACGGACAAGGAGAATGGAAAGTATTTTTTCCAGCCTTTAAAGCTGGCGGGCCATATAAACTCAGTATTTCTGAATCGGGAAGGCCAGGATCAGGAGTCGAATTACAGGGAATCCTTATTGGCGATGTATGGCTGGCTTCCGGGCAATCTAATATGGAGTGGTCTGTACAGCAGGCACAAAATGCAGTTAATGAAATTGCCAAAGCAGATTTTCCAAAAATACGGTTATTTCAAGTCGAACATGTTAAGAAATTAAACCCTCAACAGGATGTAGCAGGAGGAAAATGGAAAATTTGTAATCCAGAAAATGTGGCTCAGTTCTCGGCTGTTGCCTATTATTTTGCGAAAAAAATACACCTAGATCAGGGCGTTCCGATTGGTATTATACAAAGCACCTGGGGTGGGACTCCGGTTGAATCGTGGACGAGCCGTGAAAAACTGCTTTCCTCTCCAATTACCAAAGCAAAAACATTGGCAAATGATACTCTGGCTGAGCGGCATTTTGTAAAGGATAGCCTCGATCAGGTGCGTTCATGGGATATTCTTTATCACCCATATCAAAATGCTGATAAAATAATTCCGCAACCAGATTACAATGATTCTGGATGGGCGGTAATCGAAATGCCTAAGCTGTTAAAAGATTTTGGGATCGGGCATTATGAAGGAATGATTTGGATGCGCAAAAAGATCATTTTGCCAGAAACTTTTTTAAAATCCGACGTAACCCTTTACATCGGACGGCCAGATGTGAATTATTCGCTTTACGTAAATGGTACCGAAATTTGTAAGACGGTATGGAACACTAATCCCGGGCAACACTATACTATTCCTGCCAGAATCTTGAAAAAAGGTGAGAATACGGTTACGCTAAGGTTGGCCATGTTATGGGGAATTGGTGGATTAAACCCACCAGCAGATGAAATGTATATCACAAATGGCAAGGCAAGAATATCATTGGCCGGTAGCTGGAAATATCAAAAAGATTTAGAGCCGGCTATGGCCAAAAACCGTAATTACCAATATTATCCTTCCTTACTTTTCAATTCAATGATCAACCCGCTTGTCCCATACGGAATTAAAGGATTTCTATGGTACCAGGGTGAAGCGAATGATACCGCGGCCTACAATTACCGTAAGTTATTTCCAATGCTGATCAAAGATTGGCGCGAACGTTGGAAACAGGGGAACTTACCATTCCTGTATGTCCAGCTGCCAAATTTTAAACAAATACAACCTCTTCCTTCTGAAAGTGAATGGGCTGAGCTTAGAGAAGCCCAGGCGCTAACTTTATCGCTACCCAATACCGCTATGGCCTGTACCATCGATATCGGGGAGGCTGACAATATTCACCCGGGCAATAAACAGGAAGTTGCACGCAGGCTTGCCCTTGCTGCCAATAAACTCGTGTATAAACAGGATAATATAGCTTCAGGACCATTATTAAAAAGTTTTTCGAAAGAAGGTAGTCGTATGCGTATCCGTTTTACAAATGCCGGTAATGGACTCATATCAAAAGATGCCAAAGCATTAACCGGTTTTGCCGTTGCAGGAGAAGACAGGCGCTTTCACTGGGCCGAGGCCAAAATAGAAGGGAATGAAGTGGTGGTTTATAGTGAGAAAGTGCCCCATCCTGTAGCTGTACGCTACGCCTGGGCAGACTATCCATCATGTAACCTGGTGAATTCAGATGGGCTACCCGCTAATCCATTTAGAACAGACAACTGGAAAGGAATTACCCAGAAGTAG
- a CDS encoding glycoside hydrolase family 2 TIM barrel-domain containing protein, which produces MINKQILIEIMITVGKKILISFVLLTYCTFTHAQNIPGTERKQLFDYNWKFNQADNTTAQLRDFDDKAWRSLDLPHDWSIEGKINPKNPTGGGGGYFPAGIGWYRKTFKAPADWKGKKISIYFEGVYMNTEVFINGKSLGTYPYGYSSFSYDLSPYLDLNHENVIAVRVDNSQQMNSRWYSGSGIYRHVWMTVTDAVHIANWGVAITSPEVSSKKATVLVKTLVKNETGQAQSIVVNTRLLGANPKSIGNGQIKINLAANTEKEIAQTITVANPLLWTPETPHLYKAEIEIIRNKNVVDKTVTGFGIRSIKFTPENGFQLNGKTVKLNGGCVHHDNGCLGAAAFDRAEERKVELLKKAGFNAVRTSHNPPSEAFLAACDRLGLLVVDESFDCWKVGKNKQDYAKYFNEWWQRDLDAMVLRDRNHPSIIMWSIGNEIVERGTPGAVQTAKMLSDAIKKIDTTRPVTSAIVDNGKDWTVMDSLMAAHDVTGYNYHLSSAPADQKRVPSRIIFQSESYPKDAFANWQLVKNNPFVIGDFVWTAIDYLGESGIGRWYYSGDVPGEHWEHDFFPWHGAYCGDIDLLGWRKPISHYRNLLYNNTEKLYMAVREPNPEPLEIKTTWWAVWPTWESWNWSGYEGRNIDVEVYSKYKKVRLYLENKLLGEKPTGLEQEFKATFSVPYAPGTLKAVGVENDKEVESSVLQTSGNAEQLKLTADRKEILSNGQDLAYITIEVTDRNGIIQPNAANRLNFKIEGQGVMAGIDNGDIKDVDQYTGNSRKAWHGRALVVIKSTHNAGEIKLTVTSNNLEQKSIIIKSIQSNL; this is translated from the coding sequence ATGATTAATAAACAAATACTTATTGAAATAATGATCACCGTTGGAAAGAAAATATTGATATCCTTTGTGCTTTTAACGTACTGTACGTTTACACATGCGCAAAATATACCTGGTACTGAACGTAAACAATTGTTTGATTATAACTGGAAATTTAACCAAGCGGATAATACCACAGCCCAATTGCGCGATTTTGACGACAAGGCCTGGCGTAGTTTAGATTTGCCGCATGATTGGAGCATTGAAGGGAAAATAAACCCTAAAAACCCAACCGGAGGTGGCGGTGGATATTTTCCTGCCGGAATTGGCTGGTATCGGAAAACTTTTAAAGCCCCTGCAGATTGGAAAGGCAAAAAGATTTCCATCTATTTTGAAGGCGTTTATATGAATACCGAGGTTTTTATTAATGGAAAATCACTTGGAACATATCCTTATGGCTATTCTTCATTTAGCTATGATCTTTCGCCTTATTTAGACCTTAATCACGAAAATGTGATCGCAGTGCGCGTAGATAATTCGCAGCAAATGAACAGTAGGTGGTACAGCGGTTCTGGTATTTATCGCCATGTTTGGATGACGGTTACTGATGCAGTGCACATCGCCAACTGGGGAGTCGCCATTACAAGCCCTGAGGTATCTTCAAAAAAGGCAACCGTTCTGGTGAAAACGTTGGTGAAAAACGAAACGGGCCAGGCGCAAAGCATTGTTGTTAATACAAGGTTACTGGGTGCAAACCCTAAAAGTATAGGAAATGGTCAAATCAAGATTAATCTGGCGGCCAATACTGAGAAAGAAATTGCACAAACGATAACTGTTGCTAATCCTTTGTTATGGACACCCGAAACACCTCATTTATACAAGGCCGAAATAGAGATTATTCGGAATAAGAATGTTGTGGATAAAACGGTAACAGGTTTTGGTATCCGTTCTATAAAATTTACCCCCGAAAATGGGTTTCAGCTTAATGGGAAAACAGTAAAATTAAATGGCGGATGTGTGCACCACGATAACGGTTGCCTGGGCGCTGCCGCTTTTGATAGGGCCGAGGAGCGTAAGGTTGAGCTGCTCAAAAAAGCCGGATTTAATGCAGTAAGAACTTCTCATAATCCACCTTCCGAAGCTTTTTTAGCCGCATGCGACAGGTTAGGCCTCTTGGTGGTTGATGAATCATTTGATTGTTGGAAAGTTGGAAAAAACAAACAGGATTATGCAAAATATTTTAACGAATGGTGGCAACGCGATTTAGACGCAATGGTTTTGCGCGATCGCAATCACCCTTCAATTATCATGTGGAGTATTGGTAATGAAATAGTAGAAAGAGGTACCCCTGGGGCAGTACAAACAGCAAAAATGCTTTCTGATGCCATCAAAAAAATAGATACTACCCGTCCGGTTACATCAGCCATTGTAGATAATGGAAAAGATTGGACAGTGATGGATTCATTGATGGCCGCACATGATGTGACCGGTTATAATTATCATTTATCGAGTGCACCGGCTGATCAGAAACGGGTGCCGTCACGGATAATCTTCCAATCAGAGTCGTATCCCAAAGATGCTTTCGCAAATTGGCAGCTGGTTAAAAACAATCCGTTTGTGATTGGTGATTTTGTTTGGACCGCCATAGATTATCTGGGAGAATCGGGGATAGGCCGTTGGTATTATTCGGGTGATGTACCAGGCGAACACTGGGAACATGATTTTTTTCCATGGCATGGTGCCTATTGTGGTGATATTGATCTTTTGGGGTGGAGGAAGCCGATTTCGCACTACCGAAACCTGTTATATAACAACACCGAAAAACTTTATATGGCTGTTCGCGAACCTAATCCCGAACCACTTGAAATCAAAACAACATGGTGGGCTGTATGGCCAACCTGGGAAAGCTGGAACTGGTCCGGCTATGAAGGCAGGAATATCGACGTGGAAGTATATTCAAAATACAAAAAGGTAAGGCTCTACCTAGAGAATAAACTGCTTGGAGAAAAACCTACCGGACTTGAACAAGAGTTTAAGGCTACCTTTTCGGTTCCATATGCACCGGGAACACTTAAAGCAGTTGGTGTAGAAAATGATAAGGAAGTAGAATCGTCCGTTTTGCAAACTTCCGGAAATGCTGAACAGCTTAAATTAACGGCCGATCGTAAAGAAATATTATCAAACGGACAGGATTTAGCCTACATAACCATCGAAGTAACAGATAGAAATGGGATAATTCAACCAAATGCTGCAAATCGTTTGAATTTCAAAATTGAAGGTCAGGGTGTTATGGCCGGAATAGATAACGGTGATATTAAGGATGTTGATCAATATACCGGTAACTCACGTAAGGCATGGCATGGGCGGGCATTGGTAGTGATCAAAAGTACACATAACGCAGGCGAAATTAAGCTTACGGTTACATCAAATAACCTGGAACAGAAAAGCATAATCATTAAATCAATACAAAGTAATTTATAA
- a CDS encoding glycoside hydrolase family 97 protein has product MNKFFFRVIIFTVLLPALGNAQTLHLKSPNGKIEMALENGAKILWSVKHENTEVIAPSVISLILGNGLVLGNHAKVIGTKKSSVNTVFDTPVYKKKRVTDEYNQLTINFKGDFGLILRAYNDGVAYRFFIRKKGEIIVEGEEANFNFSKDHKAFIPYVRDLRENNQYISAFESTYDEIPLSKVVKDSLVISPLLVDLENGKKAAIVEAELVDYPGMFLTRNNQGEHSLHGTFAHYPKTERLGGFNKMNYMVTEREAYLAKTIGNRNFPWRAVIISENDRDLLNNDMMQKLSKPSQIADISWIKPGKVAWDWWNDWNISGVDFKAGINTETYKYYIDFAAKNHIEYVVLDEGWSEETDLLKISPHINVKELISYGKQKNVGIILWASWYAINKVLDDAFTQYSKMGIKGFKIDFMDRDDQKMVNSIYNIAKKAADYKLLIDYHGMYKPTGIQRTYPNVINFEGVKGLENAKWTPNDDMPHYETTIPFIRMLAGPMDYTPGAMRNATKADFRPSNSMPMSQGTRSHQLAMYVVYEAPLQMMADSPTAYMKEQESTSFISKIPTTFDETIALDGKVGQYVTIARKKENNWYIGGLTNWSARVTTIDLSFLGKGKFSAEIFKDGMNADKDAADYKREIVKVTSADKLTINMANGGGFAIIINPEK; this is encoded by the coding sequence ATGAATAAATTCTTTTTTCGTGTAATCATTTTTACAGTTTTATTGCCAGCTCTTGGAAATGCCCAAACATTGCACCTTAAATCTCCTAACGGAAAAATTGAAATGGCTTTGGAAAACGGAGCGAAAATATTATGGTCTGTAAAACATGAAAATACAGAAGTTATTGCCCCTTCAGTTATTTCACTAATACTGGGTAACGGGCTGGTTTTAGGAAATCATGCAAAAGTTATAGGTACTAAAAAATCAAGCGTTAATACCGTTTTTGATACACCTGTTTATAAAAAGAAAAGGGTGACTGATGAGTACAACCAGCTAACAATAAACTTTAAGGGCGATTTTGGTTTGATTTTAAGGGCCTATAACGATGGTGTGGCTTATCGTTTTTTTATCAGGAAAAAAGGAGAGATTATTGTTGAGGGCGAAGAAGCCAATTTTAACTTCAGCAAGGATCATAAAGCTTTTATTCCCTACGTACGCGATTTAAGGGAGAATAATCAATACATATCTGCTTTTGAATCTACATACGATGAAATCCCACTTTCGAAAGTTGTGAAAGATTCGCTGGTCATTTCTCCGCTTCTTGTCGATTTGGAAAATGGAAAAAAAGCAGCTATAGTAGAAGCCGAACTGGTTGATTATCCTGGTATGTTCCTGACCAGGAACAACCAGGGAGAGCACAGTTTACACGGAACTTTTGCCCATTACCCTAAAACAGAACGTTTAGGCGGATTTAATAAAATGAATTACATGGTGACAGAAAGGGAAGCTTACCTTGCCAAAACCATTGGTAACCGCAATTTTCCCTGGAGGGCCGTTATCATAAGTGAGAATGACAGAGACCTTTTAAACAATGATATGATGCAAAAGCTCTCTAAACCCTCGCAAATCGCCGATATAAGCTGGATAAAGCCTGGCAAGGTAGCCTGGGACTGGTGGAATGACTGGAATATATCAGGAGTTGATTTTAAGGCCGGAATTAATACAGAAACCTATAAATATTATATAGATTTTGCCGCTAAAAACCACATTGAGTATGTGGTGTTGGATGAAGGATGGAGTGAAGAAACCGATCTCCTAAAAATTTCTCCCCATATAAACGTCAAAGAACTGATCAGTTACGGAAAGCAGAAAAATGTGGGCATTATACTTTGGGCATCGTGGTATGCCATAAATAAGGTTTTAGATGATGCTTTTACCCAATATTCGAAGATGGGAATTAAAGGTTTCAAAATAGATTTTATGGATCGCGACGATCAGAAAATGGTAAATTCTATTTATAACATCGCCAAAAAAGCCGCAGATTATAAACTGCTCATTGACTATCATGGTATGTATAAACCCACAGGGATACAGCGTACCTATCCTAATGTTATCAATTTTGAAGGGGTAAAAGGATTGGAAAATGCCAAATGGACACCAAATGATGATATGCCCCATTATGAAACCACAATCCCTTTCATCAGGATGCTGGCCGGCCCCATGGATTATACTCCGGGAGCAATGCGTAACGCCACAAAAGCAGATTTTCGTCCAAGTAATTCCATGCCGATGAGCCAGGGTACAAGATCACACCAGTTAGCCATGTATGTGGTGTATGAAGCACCATTACAAATGATGGCTGATAGCCCAACAGCATATATGAAAGAGCAGGAGAGTACCAGTTTTATTTCAAAAATACCGACCACCTTTGATGAAACAATTGCTTTGGATGGAAAAGTGGGCCAATATGTCACTATAGCCAGGAAAAAGGAAAATAACTGGTATATAGGTGGATTGACAAACTGGTCTGCGAGAGTAACAACCATCGATTTATCATTTTTGGGCAAGGGTAAATTTTCAGCAGAAATTTTTAAGGATGGAATGAATGCAGATAAGGATGCTGCTGACTATAAACGCGAAATAGTTAAAGTTACCAGTGCTGATAAGCTTACCATTAATATGGCAAATGGAGGGGGCTTTGCAATCATCATTAATCCAGAAAAATAG